A window of the Lysinibacillus irui genome harbors these coding sequences:
- a CDS encoding ABC transporter ATP-binding protein, giving the protein MTLAIEVENLCKQYGEHQAVKGISFTVEQGTLFAFLGANGAGKSTTIEILCTLLKKSSGQVTINGFTLDASNQNADIRKSIGVVFQQNLLDERLTVRENILHRGRTYGLSKKQLAENYQFISTYLHLEDIDKHKYGTLSGGQKRRADIARALIHRPQILFLDEPTTGLDPQTRQFVWQAIKQLQLETNMTVFLTTHYMEEAAVAHQVVVLKQGKIVAQGTPDALKTKYTYDSMALVFKHPIDGVKWLEELAIPYTEKQNIYTIRLDSTLEALSLLKKAEPLISSFEVIKGSMDDVFIHIMAEEDVA; this is encoded by the coding sequence ATGACCCTTGCGATAGAAGTTGAAAATTTATGTAAACAATATGGTGAACATCAAGCAGTCAAAGGCATTTCATTTACAGTTGAACAAGGCACGCTCTTCGCTTTTTTAGGTGCTAATGGTGCCGGAAAATCAACAACAATTGAGATTCTATGTACATTATTAAAAAAATCCAGTGGTCAAGTAACCATTAATGGTTTCACGCTTGATGCAAGCAATCAAAATGCGGATATCCGTAAATCGATCGGCGTTGTATTCCAACAAAATTTATTAGATGAGCGATTAACAGTGCGTGAAAACATTTTACATCGAGGCAGAACATACGGTTTATCGAAAAAACAGCTTGCCGAAAACTATCAATTTATCTCTACGTATTTACATTTAGAAGATATTGACAAGCACAAATATGGAACATTATCTGGAGGACAAAAAAGACGAGCTGATATCGCTCGCGCTCTTATTCATCGTCCTCAAATTCTATTTCTAGACGAACCGACCACAGGACTAGACCCTCAAACAAGACAATTTGTTTGGCAGGCCATTAAGCAGCTTCAACTTGAAACCAATATGACCGTTTTTTTAACAACACATTATATGGAGGAAGCTGCAGTCGCCCATCAAGTTGTTGTCCTAAAACAAGGGAAAATTGTCGCACAAGGGACTCCTGATGCGTTAAAGACTAAGTATACTTATGATTCAATGGCCCTTGTTTTCAAGCATCCTATAGATGGCGTCAAATGGCTTGAAGAGCTTGCCATTCCCTACACCGAAAAACAGAACATCTATACGATCCGTTTGGATTCTACTCTAGAAGCGCTCTCCCTATTAAAAAAGGCTGAGCCACTTATTTCCTCCTTCGAGGTCATTAAAGGGTCTATGGATGATGTCTTTATTCACATAATGGCAGAGGAGGATGTAGCTTAG
- a CDS encoding DUF3021 domain-containing protein, which translates to MRYLRMMIIGLLISLSSSYILVTLSLLSSNEVALGTELLEQIIIAAILGIAIGLLSIIFDIEPLPFTIQLLLHLVAVTACVLTAGYFGHWFDSGVWYVLIAEAIIYLIVWCILYVLQLNDIEKMNQEIQKRKD; encoded by the coding sequence ATGAGGTACTTACGCATGATGATTATTGGACTACTCATTTCACTTAGCTCTTCGTACATTTTAGTCACGTTAAGCCTCCTATCAAGCAATGAAGTTGCATTAGGTACAGAGTTACTAGAACAAATTATTATCGCAGCCATTCTTGGCATTGCAATTGGACTGCTATCCATCATTTTTGATATTGAGCCATTGCCTTTTACGATACAGCTTCTATTGCATTTAGTAGCGGTGACAGCATGTGTATTAACCGCGGGCTATTTTGGTCATTGGTTTGATTCCGGTGTATGGTATGTACTGATCGCAGAAGCCATTATTTACTTGATTGTTTGGTGTATTCTCTATGTTCTTCAATTAAATGATATTGAAAAAATGAATCAAGAAATTCAAAAGAGAAAGGATTAG
- a CDS encoding LytTR family DNA-binding domain-containing protein, whose product MKIHLTINHELEETEVHIHAKEYNEQIERLMKQLQASQTTMLDGYFQQEIHLLKISEIYSIYAEDAKVFLQTDEHEFESKRKLYELEAQLAKDFVRVSKSTLVNIQKISSIQMGKIGTTQLLLENDVAIHVSRKYLKELKRHLGIGRDS is encoded by the coding sequence ATGAAAATTCATCTAACCATCAATCATGAACTTGAAGAAACAGAGGTTCATATACACGCCAAGGAATATAACGAACAAATTGAAAGACTGATGAAACAGCTGCAAGCATCCCAAACTACTATGCTAGATGGATATTTTCAACAAGAAATTCATCTACTAAAAATCTCTGAAATTTATTCCATTTACGCAGAGGATGCCAAAGTATTTTTGCAAACGGATGAACATGAATTTGAGTCAAAGCGAAAATTATATGAGCTAGAGGCACAGCTAGCGAAAGACTTTGTACGAGTAAGTAAATCCACCCTTGTTAATATTCAAAAAATTTCTTCCATTCAAATGGGCAAAATCGGTACAACACAACTCCTTCTTGAAAATGACGTAGCCATTCATGTCAGTCGAAAATATTTAAAAGAATTAAAGCGACACTTAGGTATTGGGAGGGATTCATAG
- a CDS encoding methyl-accepting chemotaxis protein has product MKIIEALALAAPYIHLALKQEAIVAVVEKESETVVKYLAGKRVDTGDKDGQKVNPNDQNVYIAFNGQNADVIIPEEVYGVALNAFSFPIRENGQVVGALAFGLPIDNELKLEKYMGTMDNIINSLQDKVHTIASHSEELAATSEEINKQAQHALEHSEKTNAVTDLIKSISRQTNLLGLNASIEAARAGQHGAGFNIVAQEVRKLSFETSSATENIETSLRNINRNLENLKQNMGQVNDATNEQAQLVQDFSEIIEELTVLSREMKGFMHNALK; this is encoded by the coding sequence ATGAAAATTATCGAGGCTTTAGCCCTAGCAGCACCTTATATTCATCTTGCATTAAAACAAGAAGCTATTGTAGCTGTTGTTGAAAAGGAAAGTGAAACAGTCGTTAAATATTTGGCAGGTAAACGTGTGGATACCGGTGATAAAGATGGACAAAAAGTAAATCCTAATGATCAGAATGTTTACATTGCCTTTAATGGACAAAATGCAGATGTGATTATTCCAGAGGAGGTATACGGCGTAGCCCTTAATGCTTTTTCATTCCCCATTCGTGAAAATGGTCAAGTTGTAGGGGCATTGGCTTTTGGTCTACCAATTGATAATGAACTAAAGCTCGAAAAATATATGGGTACCATGGATAATATTATCAACAGTCTACAAGATAAAGTACATACCATTGCTTCTCATTCAGAGGAATTAGCGGCGACAAGTGAGGAAATTAATAAGCAAGCGCAGCACGCATTAGAGCATTCTGAGAAAACAAATGCAGTGACCGATTTAATTAAAAGTATTTCACGCCAAACCAATTTACTAGGTTTAAATGCATCCATTGAGGCAGCTCGTGCTGGTCAGCATGGTGCAGGCTTTAATATCGTGGCACAAGAGGTTCGAAAATTGTCCTTTGAGACATCCAGCGCTACTGAAAATATAGAAACTTCTTTACGAAATATTAATAGAAATCTTGAAAATCTAAAACAAAATATGGGACAAGTCAATGATGCAACGAATGAGCAGGCACAGCTCGTACAGGATTTTAGCGAAATCATTGAAGAGCTGACTGTGCTTAGTCGTGAAATGAAAGGCTTTATGCATAATGCCTTAAAATAA
- a CDS encoding sulfite exporter TauE/SafE family protein, which yields MQELFIFFFIILTASILQTSTGFGFSIMATPFLLLLFSPQEAMQMNIILSLVISFSLILKVRQDIDLTLLKKVIIGSVVGAPFGSLLFALVDVTTFKLLIAILLLGLTILLIKNFSIQQTSGRDYGVGFISGIFTTSIGMAGPPLLLYFASTKKNKEMIRATSLAYYIFIYLISLLSQLTIEGTSLMVWLYSLYALPIVLIGLIVGQIVFKKLHQRLFLKLVYLLLFAAGMMLLIQSIWTML from the coding sequence TTGCAGGAATTATTTATTTTCTTTTTTATTATCCTAACGGCATCGATTTTGCAAACTAGTACAGGATTTGGTTTTTCCATTATGGCTACGCCTTTTTTACTGCTGCTTTTTTCACCGCAAGAGGCGATGCAAATGAATATAATTCTGTCCCTTGTTATTTCCTTTTCCTTGATTTTAAAAGTAAGACAGGATATTGATCTGACCTTGCTCAAAAAGGTGATTATAGGAAGCGTTGTAGGCGCACCTTTTGGTAGCTTACTCTTTGCGTTGGTTGATGTGACGACATTCAAACTGCTCATCGCTATCCTTTTATTAGGGTTAACGATTCTTTTAATTAAAAATTTCTCCATTCAACAAACAAGCGGTAGAGATTACGGTGTTGGCTTCATCTCCGGTATATTTACAACGAGTATTGGCATGGCAGGACCACCGTTATTACTATATTTTGCGAGCACGAAAAAGAATAAAGAAATGATTCGAGCAACTTCATTAGCCTATTATATATTTATTTATCTAATTAGCTTACTATCTCAACTAACGATTGAGGGCACCAGTTTAATGGTTTGGCTCTATAGTCTATACGCCTTACCAATTGTTTTGATTGGCCTTATTGTGGGACAAATCGTATTTAAAAAACTTCATCAAAGGCTATTTTTAAAATTGGTATATTTATTATTATTTGCTGCAGGCATGATGCTATTAATACAAAGTATATGGACAATGCTGTAG
- a CDS encoding RAxF-45 family protein: protein MNKNATKTCVKVDTAMYFARVITFDFANNGIGLSIFKQNQITNVAN, encoded by the coding sequence ATGAATAAAAACGCTACGAAAACATGTGTAAAAGTGGATACAGCTATGTATTTTGCACGTGTAATTACTTTTGATTTTGCTAACAACGGGATAGGTCTGTCCATTTTTAAGCAAAATCAAATAACAAACGTAGCGAATTAA
- a CDS encoding AbrB family transcriptional regulator encodes MFVFDKHMLITLCIGLIGAVVFQLLHIPMPWLLGAITAVLIVQLSTNVQLKWHHYFRNFGLIVAGYSIGYAFTPEAVQDIKLFLGSMILLNVLFIVLFFAVSLLVAKRTDIDFATALTCCVPGGMSQVVAFAEEQGNMDMAVITFFQILRVLLIVGFVPLMVAGAGSNSSLIEGTYSWSLVAILVVCGLAGWLAQKLKIPTGYMLGPVFLLMGINMAGIEVPKLPLSLLHIAQLMIGIYIGLLLKKEDLHLSKEHIFYAFVSAGIFIGAAYGLTFIMTSLYKLDFRTGFLSVVPGGLDQMGIIAASVHANVTIVTAFQLFRVLVVSVFLVPVVKMFVKKAKT; translated from the coding sequence ATGTTTGTTTTTGATAAACATATGCTTATCACATTATGTATTGGCCTCATCGGCGCTGTTGTTTTTCAGTTATTACATATTCCTATGCCTTGGCTATTAGGTGCGATTACAGCGGTGCTCATTGTACAATTGTCAACTAATGTACAATTGAAATGGCATCATTATTTCCGTAATTTTGGTTTAATTGTAGCCGGATATTCTATCGGCTATGCCTTTACACCGGAGGCCGTTCAGGATATTAAGCTCTTTTTAGGGAGCATGATCCTTTTAAATGTGTTATTTATTGTGCTATTTTTCGCTGTGAGTCTTCTTGTAGCCAAACGTACAGATATAGATTTTGCTACTGCTCTGACATGCTGTGTACCAGGGGGAATGTCACAGGTTGTAGCATTTGCGGAGGAGCAAGGAAATATGGATATGGCTGTCATCACCTTTTTTCAAATCCTTCGTGTTCTTTTAATCGTTGGCTTTGTGCCATTAATGGTGGCAGGCGCTGGTAGCAATAGCTCCCTTATTGAGGGAACATATTCATGGAGCCTTGTTGCTATCCTCGTTGTTTGTGGACTAGCTGGGTGGCTTGCTCAAAAGCTTAAAATTCCAACAGGTTATATGCTTGGTCCAGTGTTTTTATTGATGGGCATTAATATGGCTGGGATAGAAGTGCCTAAATTGCCATTATCCCTTTTGCATATTGCTCAACTAATGATAGGTATTTATATTGGATTACTTTTGAAAAAAGAGGATTTACATTTATCAAAGGAGCATATTTTTTATGCCTTTGTATCAGCAGGCATTTTTATCGGCGCAGCCTACGGGTTAACATTTATTATGACTAGTTTGTATAAGCTCGATTTTAGGACAGGCTTTTTAAGCGTTGTACCAGGTGGGCTAGATCAAATGGGGATTATCGCTGCTTCTGTACACGCAAATGTCACGATTGTTACGGCTTTCCAATTATTTCGTGTATTAGTGGTCTCGGTTTTCCTTGTGCCTGTGGTGAAAATGTTTGTGAAAAAAGCGAAAACATGA
- a CDS encoding GNAT family N-acetyltransferase, producing MLNLERIMQLDIDYLKSFSEMEEWKEGALFYNKTIPTYYDANHAHIWRKIDHPDAFLQDIKDFYQSKSLIPRMYLYNVEDNHSCLDALEKNGFQYEDFQDDIQCWNGEYVQLTPNPAIQIERVTDTNMEEALSIEMSISAFGEPTLIKQAFEQTYHSPNFTYYLLKLGGVACCTANIFISGNQGRIESVATLESYRGRGLIGYILQHIQQQSVKLGLEYLWILPISEQVAKVYAKANFKSVGTITSIHAFTEGKSIKEIRQDA from the coding sequence ATGCTTAATTTAGAACGTATTATGCAACTTGATATCGATTATTTAAAGAGTTTTAGTGAGATGGAAGAATGGAAAGAGGGAGCCTTATTTTACAATAAGACAATCCCAACCTATTATGATGCAAATCATGCACATATTTGGAGAAAGATTGATCATCCCGATGCTTTTTTGCAAGACATAAAGGATTTTTATCAATCAAAGTCACTGATCCCGCGGATGTATCTATACAACGTGGAAGACAATCATTCTTGTCTCGATGCACTAGAGAAGAACGGATTCCAATATGAAGATTTTCAGGATGATATCCAGTGTTGGAATGGTGAGTATGTGCAACTAACGCCTAATCCTGCGATTCAAATTGAACGGGTAACAGATACGAATATGGAGGAAGCATTATCAATAGAAATGAGCATTTCTGCATTTGGGGAGCCTACTCTAATTAAACAGGCATTTGAGCAAACCTATCATTCACCAAACTTTACGTACTATTTATTAAAACTTGGTGGTGTGGCTTGTTGCACAGCAAATATATTTATCTCAGGAAATCAAGGACGGATTGAGAGTGTCGCAACGCTTGAAAGCTATCGAGGACGTGGCCTAATCGGCTATATATTGCAGCATATCCAACAACAATCAGTAAAGCTCGGACTAGAGTATCTTTGGATTTTACCGATTAGTGAGCAGGTTGCGAAAGTCTATGCCAAAGCAAACTTTAAATCAGTCGGCACTATTACATCCATTCATGCCTTTACAGAAGGTAAAAGCATTAAAGAAATACGACAAGACGCCTAA
- the abc-f gene encoding ribosomal protection-like ABC-F family protein: MQMKAEQIQKIMGGNILFENLQLEVNSGEHVAIVGVNGSGKTTLLQLLAGVDIPDKGRIIKSKDATIGYLHQIPQYPLHAVQEVLEEAFADIYALKAKMTALEQEMQSAVTDKILLQYGQVQEQFMLLGGYEVEAQLAMIANGLGITDMLDQPFSSLSGGEKTKVMLGQILLKRPSILLLDEPTNHLDMQAIEWLEHYVRNFDGIVIVVSHDRHFMNQIAHKIIEIEDGEAFTYNGNYDAFMAQKEAKIEQQFADYEEQQKKIKKMQETIKRLKQWANEANPPNASMHRRAKSMEKALARIERVKKPITKKKMNLALTMAERSGKEVVHLQAIHHGYDKPLFKDSNLAVYFGERVAIVGSNGSGKSTLLKMIVGEIVPNRGVCHIGSNVKFGYLSQQFEHHNPTIRLIDAFRESVAVSEAEARHILARFLFYGYDVFKKVKDLSGGEKMRLRLAQLMHEDINVLILDEPTNHLDIEAREVLEETLESFEGTILGVSHDRYFLQKIFAKTAWIEDQVIHVFEGDYEWARQKRQEFSKKKVVEKEILAKVQPAKKELSIDQQIEKIEAKLQEPSLATEQRQKLEKQLEELYERWMEEGTGNA, encoded by the coding sequence ATGCAAATGAAAGCTGAACAAATACAAAAAATTATGGGTGGAAATATATTATTTGAAAATTTACAGCTTGAGGTCAATAGCGGTGAACATGTGGCCATTGTTGGCGTGAACGGAAGTGGAAAAACTACTCTATTACAGCTATTGGCAGGCGTAGATATACCGGATAAGGGACGTATTATCAAAAGTAAAGATGCCACAATTGGCTACTTACATCAAATCCCGCAATATCCACTACATGCTGTGCAAGAAGTACTGGAGGAGGCATTTGCGGATATTTATGCTTTAAAGGCTAAAATGACGGCACTTGAGCAAGAGATGCAGTCGGCTGTAACAGATAAAATACTGCTACAATACGGGCAAGTTCAGGAGCAGTTTATGTTACTAGGGGGATATGAAGTAGAAGCACAGTTGGCAATGATTGCAAATGGACTTGGCATTACAGATATGCTGGATCAGCCTTTTAGTAGCTTAAGTGGTGGAGAAAAAACAAAGGTGATGCTTGGGCAAATTTTATTAAAAAGGCCTTCGATTTTATTACTGGACGAACCAACAAACCATCTTGATATGCAAGCAATTGAATGGCTGGAACACTATGTGCGAAATTTTGATGGCATTGTTATTGTCGTTTCTCATGACCGACATTTTATGAATCAAATAGCACATAAAATTATTGAAATTGAGGATGGAGAGGCATTCACATATAACGGTAATTATGATGCCTTTATGGCTCAAAAAGAGGCGAAGATTGAACAGCAGTTTGCTGACTATGAAGAGCAGCAAAAGAAAATTAAAAAAATGCAGGAAACGATAAAACGATTAAAGCAGTGGGCGAATGAAGCAAACCCACCCAATGCCTCCATGCATCGACGTGCTAAAAGTATGGAGAAAGCATTAGCGCGCATTGAGCGAGTGAAGAAGCCGATCACTAAAAAGAAAATGAATTTAGCTCTCACGATGGCTGAACGCAGTGGTAAAGAGGTGGTGCACCTACAGGCTATTCATCACGGATATGATAAACCTTTATTCAAGGACAGCAACCTTGCCGTCTATTTTGGGGAAAGGGTAGCCATTGTTGGGAGCAACGGTAGTGGGAAATCAACTTTATTAAAAATGATAGTAGGAGAAATTGTACCCAATCGTGGTGTCTGCCATATCGGTAGTAATGTGAAATTCGGCTATCTATCTCAGCAGTTTGAACATCATAATCCTACTATTCGTTTAATTGATGCCTTCCGAGAGAGTGTCGCAGTGTCCGAGGCTGAAGCACGTCATATTCTCGCACGATTTTTGTTCTATGGCTATGATGTCTTTAAAAAAGTGAAGGATTTAAGTGGCGGAGAAAAAATGCGCTTACGCCTGGCACAATTAATGCATGAGGATATTAATGTATTGATATTAGATGAGCCGACCAACCATTTGGATATTGAAGCAAGAGAGGTATTGGAAGAGACACTGGAATCCTTTGAGGGGACTATTCTTGGTGTGTCACATGACCGCTATTTCCTACAGAAGATCTTTGCGAAAACGGCGTGGATTGAGGATCAAGTCATTCATGTTTTTGAGGGAGATTATGAATGGGCAAGACAAAAGAGACAGGAATTTTCCAAGAAAAAAGTGGTTGAAAAAGAAATACTCGCAAAAGTGCAGCCAGCAAAGAAAGAGCTTTCGATTGACCAACAAATTGAAAAAATAGAGGCAAAACTACAGGAACCTTCGCTTGCAACAGAGCAACGACAGAAGCTTGAAAAGCAATTAGAGGAGTTATATGAACGTTGGATGGAAGAGGGGACAGGAAATGCTTAA
- a CDS encoding GNAT family N-acetyltransferase, with product MQITINQELSLRTISLGDTEKVFALTNASREYLKEWLPWLDYTKEVADTRAYIESCIKGHEANSSLSLVIVFRNEIVGIAGFNSINATNKIGTIGYWLSEGAQGHGIMTKTVKALLHYAFETLQLHKVEIRAAEANYKSRAIPERLGLVKEGTIRAAEWLYDHYVDHVVYGMLKSEWQQQK from the coding sequence TTGCAGATCACAATTAATCAAGAACTCTCTTTACGGACAATTTCCCTTGGGGACACAGAAAAAGTATTTGCCTTAACGAATGCCTCTAGAGAGTATCTAAAAGAATGGCTACCATGGTTGGATTATACAAAGGAGGTAGCAGATACACGCGCTTATATTGAGAGCTGTATCAAAGGACATGAAGCAAACAGTAGCCTCTCTCTCGTTATTGTCTTTAGAAACGAAATTGTTGGCATTGCTGGCTTTAATTCTATTAATGCTACTAATAAAATTGGGACGATTGGTTATTGGCTTAGTGAAGGAGCACAAGGGCATGGTATCATGACCAAAACAGTTAAAGCCTTATTACACTATGCCTTCGAAACATTGCAGCTTCATAAAGTAGAAATCCGTGCTGCTGAGGCCAATTACAAAAGTCGCGCGATCCCTGAACGACTTGGTCTAGTTAAAGAGGGGACGATTCGTGCAGCAGAATGGCTCTATGATCATTATGTAGATCATGTGGTCTATGGCATGCTCAAGAGTGAATGGCAGCAACAAAAATAA
- a CDS encoding MFS transporter → MEYIQKGTRAFYKTNWALFLAGFITFANLYITQPLLPTFADIFHVSPAMASLSLSVTTFALALSLIIVSSLSEAWGRKSLMTISIFAASILTLALAFSPNFETIIILRIFQGIVFAGLPAIAMAYLGEEMEPASLGVAMGLYISGNSVGGLSGRVIIGTITDHYNWHIGMIVLGGISLLVSVLFVWMLPSSKHFSARPLQLKALAKTLYQHMKDPSMLCLYGISFVLMGSFVTLYNYIGFKLMAPPYNLSATIVGWIFVIYLVGTFSSAWFGSLADRYGRQRMLLLAIAIMLAGSIVTLNGLLTLKIIGITVFTFGFFAAHSIASGWVSKRASHDKAQASSLYLFFYYFGSSVGGTVGGVFWVKYGWVGVIAMIALFLVIACVLSYLLNRIIAKQNSATTL, encoded by the coding sequence ATGGAGTATATACAAAAGGGCACGAGAGCATTTTATAAAACAAACTGGGCATTGTTTTTAGCAGGCTTTATTACCTTTGCGAACTTGTATATAACACAGCCATTATTGCCAACATTTGCAGACATTTTTCACGTCTCACCAGCTATGGCTAGCTTATCTCTTTCGGTAACTACCTTTGCTTTAGCATTAAGTTTAATTATTGTCAGTTCGCTATCCGAGGCATGGGGACGAAAATCGTTGATGACCATTTCGATTTTTGCAGCTTCTATCCTTACGCTTGCACTAGCATTTTCTCCTAATTTTGAAACGATTATTATATTACGCATTTTTCAGGGGATTGTTTTCGCGGGATTACCTGCAATCGCTATGGCTTATTTAGGAGAGGAAATGGAACCAGCGAGCTTAGGGGTTGCTATGGGCTTATATATTAGCGGTAATTCAGTAGGAGGGCTTAGTGGGCGAGTTATCATTGGCACAATAACGGATCATTATAACTGGCATATAGGGATGATCGTGCTAGGGGGAATTAGCCTTCTTGTCAGTGTGTTGTTTGTCTGGATGCTGCCTAGTTCCAAACATTTTAGCGCCCGACCGCTACAATTAAAAGCATTGGCCAAAACACTTTATCAACATATGAAGGACCCTTCTATGTTATGTCTTTATGGTATAAGTTTTGTGTTAATGGGGAGCTTTGTTACACTTTACAACTATATTGGCTTCAAATTGATGGCACCCCCCTATAATTTGAGTGCAACCATTGTAGGCTGGATATTTGTCATTTACTTAGTTGGAACATTTAGCTCTGCATGGTTTGGTAGTCTGGCTGATCGATATGGTCGACAACGAATGCTGTTACTAGCTATTGCGATTATGTTAGCAGGTTCCATTGTCACGCTTAATGGACTACTTACTTTAAAAATTATAGGCATTACGGTTTTTACCTTTGGTTTTTTTGCAGCTCATTCTATTGCTAGTGGCTGGGTGAGCAAACGGGCCTCCCACGATAAAGCACAAGCTTCATCTCTTTATTTATTTTTCTATTATTTTGGTTCGAGTGTTGGTGGGACAGTAGGCGGTGTCTTTTGGGTGAAATACGGTTGGGTAGGTGTTATAGCGATGATTGCTCTATTTCTAGTGATAGCTTGTGTGCTATCTTATTTATTAAATAGGATTATTGCTAAACAAAATAGCGCAACAACTTTATAA
- a CDS encoding flotillin family protein, producing the protein MSTEILTVLGIVAFVLIALVGLYVTKYRTAGPDEALIVTGSYLGSKNVHKDESGNRIKIIRGGGTFVFPIFQQAQPLSLLSSKLEVTTPEVYTEQGVPVMADGTAIIKIGGSITEIATAAEQFLGKQKAEREGEAREVLEGHLRSILGSMTVEEIYKNRDKFSQEVQRVASQDLAKMGLVIVSFTIKDVRDKNGYLDSLGKPRIAQVKRDADIATADAEKETRIKRAEASKEAQKAELERATEIAEAEKENQLKVAEFRREQDIAKARADQAYELETARAKQEVTEQEMQIRIIERQKQIELEEKEILRREKQYDSEVKKKADADRYAVEQNAEAEKMRELAQADAEKYRIESLAKAEAEKIRLDGLAKADAERAKGETEADIIRLRGLAEAEAKRKIAEAFEYYGQAAVLDMVVRMMPEYAKELASPLGNIDKITVVDTGGGEGSGANKVTSYATNLMSTLQETLKETSGIDVKELIESYAGKHTLRPELEQIALGLEKKQAPVEAVETKETVEQS; encoded by the coding sequence ATGTCAACCGAAATTTTAACTGTATTAGGAATTGTAGCGTTTGTTTTAATTGCGCTAGTCGGATTGTATGTGACAAAGTATCGTACGGCGGGTCCTGATGAAGCACTGATTGTGACAGGTAGCTATCTTGGCTCAAAAAATGTACATAAGGATGAGTCAGGAAATCGTATAAAAATTATTCGTGGGGGAGGTACATTCGTATTTCCCATTTTCCAGCAAGCACAGCCGTTAAGTTTATTATCTAGTAAACTAGAAGTGACTACGCCAGAAGTGTACACAGAGCAAGGTGTTCCGGTCATGGCAGATGGTACAGCCATCATCAAAATTGGGGGTTCTATCACAGAAATAGCTACAGCTGCAGAGCAATTTTTAGGAAAGCAAAAAGCGGAGCGAGAAGGTGAAGCCCGTGAAGTGTTAGAAGGTCATTTGCGGTCAATTTTAGGTTCCATGACAGTGGAGGAGATTTACAAAAACCGTGATAAATTCTCACAGGAGGTTCAACGTGTGGCCTCGCAGGATTTAGCGAAGATGGGTCTTGTAATTGTATCCTTTACGATTAAGGATGTACGAGATAAAAACGGTTATTTAGATTCACTAGGTAAGCCAAGAATCGCACAGGTGAAACGTGATGCTGATATTGCAACAGCAGATGCAGAGAAGGAAACACGTATTAAGCGTGCTGAGGCGTCTAAGGAAGCCCAGAAGGCGGAATTAGAGCGTGCAACAGAAATTGCGGAAGCAGAAAAAGAAAACCAATTAAAAGTAGCAGAATTCCGTCGCGAGCAGGATATTGCTAAAGCGCGTGCTGACCAAGCATATGAGCTTGAAACAGCTCGTGCAAAGCAGGAAGTAACGGAGCAAGAGATGCAAATTCGCATTATTGAACGTCAAAAGCAAATTGAATTAGAAGAAAAAGAGATTTTACGTCGCGAGAAGCAATATGATTCTGAAGTGAAGAAAAAGGCGGACGCTGACCGTTATGCGGTAGAGCAAAATGCTGAAGCCGAAAAAATGCGAGAGCTTGCTCAGGCAGATGCAGAGAAATATCGCATTGAATCATTGGCAAAAGCGGAAGCGGAGAAAATTCGTTTGGACGGTCTTGCTAAAGCGGATGCAGAACGAGCAAAAGGGGAGACAGAGGCAGATATTATTCGTCTACGCGGTCTTGCAGAAGCTGAAGCTAAACGTAAGATTGCCGAAGCCTTTGAATACTATGGTCAAGCAGCTGTGCTGGATATGGTTGTGCGCATGATGCCAGAGTATGCAAAAGAGCTTGCAAGCCCACTTGGCAATATCGATAAGATTACAGTTGTCGATACTGGTGGTGGAGAAGGCAGTGGAGCGAATAAAGTCACATCCTATGCAACCAATTTAATGTCTACACTACAGGAAACGTTAAAAGAAACGTCAGGGATTGATGTGAAAGAACTGATTGAAAGTTATGCGGGTAAGCATACATTGCGACCAGAACTAGAACAAATTGCTTTAGGTCTAGAAAAAAAGCAAGCACCTGTTGAAGCCGTAGAGACGAAGGAAACAGTAGAACAATCCTAA